The window GAAATATATCGTTACCGGCATCGGTAAGGGCAAGTATCGAATCGAAGATACAGGCCGAGCAGGACGCCCAAAAAATGACCTTCGTTTTGCAGAAGGAGCGCCAGGAAGCCGACCGTAAACGCGTTGAGGCCCAAGGTATTGCGGATTACCAAAAGATATTATCTACCGGCCTGTCTGACAAGCAATTGCAGTACGAAACCATTAAAGCGCAAAAAGAAATAGCACTATCGCCAAACACCAAGGTAATTATTATGGGTAACAGCAAAACACCGGTGATATTGAGTGATAAGAATTAGCCGGAAGTTTATTAACTTTGATATAATGACCGAGTTAAAAGACCATATCGCCCAAATAAAGCTGTTATGTAATTTACATAAGGTGAGGTCTTTATTTGCTTTTGGGTCAGTGACTACCGATAACTTAACCCCGGAAAGCGATATTGATATGGTTGTTGATATTGACAGCAACGACCCGCTTGAATACTCCGATAATTATTTTGCGATAAAGTTTCAGCTTGAGAACATTCTTAAACGTCATATCGACCTATTAGAAGAAAAATCTATAAACAACATTTATCTTAAGAAAAGCATAGATAACACAAAAGTGCTTATTTATGGGCGATGAGGTTAAAACCTGGCTTTGGGATATTAAAAAAGCTATCGTAGAAATAAATACTTTTTTGCCCGACAAAAAAGACTTTTTTACGTTTAAAAAAGATTTAAAAACAAAAAGGGCGATTGAAAGAAATGTTGAGATTATTGGCGAAGCCGCAAATCGCATCATCAAATACCAGCCCGACATTCAAATAACAGACATTAAAAAAATCATCGATACCCGAAACCGTATAATACACGGCTATGATACCGTGTCTGATGATATTATTTGGTCTATTGTGATCAGAAACCTGCCCGTTCTTTTGTTAGAAGTCGAAACATTTTTAAAGGATTAAGCCTACTCAAAATATTGCTTATACTCCGCAGGTATGCCGCTGATGGGTTTTATCATAATGTCTTTATAATATACCTCGGCGGCTTCGCTTTGTAGTTGCAGTTTGCCATGGGTAAGGGGTTTTATTACGTCGCCATCTTTAAAGCGCGAGTTTTGCAGCGCCATTACTACCTTGCCGTTTACAATATGCAGGCTTTTATCGCCATAGGTGATCAATTCTATCTCGTTCCATTCGCCAAGGGGTTTATCCATTTTGGCACCGGCTTCGCAAAAACCACCATTGCCGGTTGCACCGCCCAGGGGCACCCATTTACCCGTTGCGCTAAACTTATAGCTTGAATCTTTTACAGCACGTGCATCCGCCTGTGAGGTTGACTGCGACCAGTAGTCGCCGCTGCTGTTTTCAACCACCTGAAATTCCTGGCTTAGCATCCACGTACGAAAGTACTCTACCCCGCATTTGCCCTGCGAGTGGTATAGCAGGCCGCTGTCTTTTAACTCATCCAACCTCGGCACCCATTTTTTGTTACCCCAACGAAACTTTAGCTTTAGGCGGTAATTGGCAAAATCCTGTTTGGTAAAAATGCAGCCGTATATTTCGCCGGTGATTTTTAAAACGGGCTGCCCGTCCTCCATCACTACCGAGAAAACGTTGTTCTTGTTTACATTATAACCAATAGGTTCAATCAGGTTGCCATTTTCGTCTTTTGGTGGTGCGCCTTTATAGCCCACTTTATGGTAAAAGCTTTGATAGGTTTCCCACTTGCTCAGGTTTTTATCCAACAGGGGTGTCCAGTCGTCGGCGGGTTTAAGCGATGTGCCGGTGAGCAGACATATCGCGCAAAGAATGGTAAACAGGTATTTCATATAGTTAGATCAGTTGTTGTTTTTTACTTAGCAGGTACTTTTAAGCCCAGCGCTTCAATATACCCTTTTTGCGGGATGCAGTTTTCAAACTTGCTGCTTTCTAAAAATGCCCATAGTGCCTTCTTCATTTTTTCGCGGTCTATAGGGCCCACTTTGCGGATATCTTCGAAGCTCGCGCGTGGTTTTTGGGTGTAGGCTATCACATCGTCGTAGCCATCGGGCACGTTAAAACTCATAAAGCCTGCTTTATTATCCAGTTTTTTGTAGGGCCAGTAATGCCAGCCTATGTTGTTCTTTTCGCACAGTATACGGAAATCGTGTACCCATTCGTCTTTGTTCTCGCCGGTTTCGCCAACGTAGATGGGTACATTGTATTTATCGCGGTAATCTATGTATTCCTGTATTACCTCCTGTTTTACGTCGGTCCAGTATTTATGGAAAGTGTAAACGCTTTTGCTGTCAAACGGCTTACCAAACACTTTAAAATTGCTATCCCATTGCGCGCCGCCCAAAAACACCAGGTGGTTTTTATCAACCGACCGCACAGCGGCGGTGAGTTGCTTGTAGGTAGGCTCTAAATGCGGGTTAAGGTCGGCTACATCAAAGTAGTGGGCAATAGGTTCGTTCAGCAGGTCGTACCCCAATATAATACTTTCGTTTTTATAGTGGGCCGCTATCCTGCGCCAAATATCGGCAGCCTGTTTGCGGCTTGCGGCGCTTTTAAATAAAAAAGGGAAGCCGTTGCCATCGTCAATATTATCGCCGGTTTGGCCGCCGGGTGCGCAGTGCATATCCAATATCACATACAGGTTTTCGGCCTTGCACCAGCCAATTACACGGTCGAGCAATTCAAAACCGCGGTTTGGGTTGTTTTGGCCCATATAATCCTCGTTAGTGAACAGCTTATAATGGAACGGTATGCGGATGGAGTTCATCCCTGTTTGCTTTAAAAAATGAATATCAGCTTTGGTAATATAGGTGTCCTGAAATTTACGCCAAAACAGCTTCATCTCTTCGGGACCAACCAATTCGGTCAGCGCTTCGTTTATCAGCCTTTGCGAATTAACGTTTGTAAACTTAAACATATAACCCTCGGGCACCAGCCAGTTGCCTAAATTGGTGCCGCGTATTAAAAACGGTTTGCCATCAACCCCAATAATTTCTTTGCCCTTAACGCCAATAAATTTTGGCGACTGTGCCTGTAAGTTAATTGTACCCGTCAGCAGGATAAGCAGAACAATAAATAGTCTTTTCATATAGGTAATCAGAATGGTTTATTTTTCAATCATTTTATAAAAGTGTACATAATCTACCACCATGCTGGCCGGGAACGCGGTATCATCAATACCTTGCTGGCCACCCCAGCTTCCTCCAACGGCAATATTCATTAACAGGTGGAATTTTTGATCGTATGGCCAGGCGGCAACACTATTGGCATTGTTTACATAGGTATAAACCAAATCGCCGTCATAATAGCCCTTTATGGCATAGGGTGTCCAGTCGGTACGGTAAACGTGGAATTCGCTGCTTGCCGTGTTGATGGTTTTGCTACCTCCCTTACCATTCGCGCCGTTATACAATTGGTTATGCAGGGTAAAATGCACATTGCCGGGGTCAAAACCCACCATTTCCATAATGTCTATCTCGCCCGAGTTTGGCCAGTTGCCATACACGTAATCATCAGGCAGCATCCATATGGCCGGCCATGTGCCTTTGCCTGCGGGTAGCTTTGCCTTAACCTCCAGGCGGCCATACAACATGCTGCCTTCGCCCTTTGATACCAGGCGTGTTGAGGTATAATTCATGCCGCCCAGGCTTTCCTTTTTGGCTGTAATAGTTAGTTTGCCATCGGCAACGTTTACATTTGCAGCATCGGTATAGTATTCCAGCTCGCTGTTGCCCCAGCCACCGCCGCCGGTATCGTATCCCCATTTATCAGTTTTTGGTTTGCCTGTGTAATCAAACTCATCGGCAAAATAGGCGGTAGTTTCAAAAGTCCAGCCTTTATCAACCACCTCGGTAGGCGGGTCAACAACAACCGGCTTAGGGTCTTGTTTTTTACCCGAACAGGCAGCCATACCTAACAGCGCAACTGCGCACAGGGCAGCGTTAATTTTATTCATAAAAAAGGGTTATAAGCTTATAATTGGTTTAAAGCCCAATCCAAATATAAGATATTTATATTATGGATGTTAACACATTACATTTGCGCTGTTAACGCAATTAAACGTATTTTGTAAAACAGCGGCTTTATATATACTCATGACCAAAACAACCTCATTTAAATACCTGCTTACCAGTGCCTGCCTGTTATGGCAGCTAACGGCCCACGCGCAAAATTTAAAGGTAGCCATAGCCGCCAACCTGCAGCCGGTAATAAAAGTGCTGCAACAGGATTTTGGAAAACAAACAGGTATTGGCATTGACGCCATATCGGGCCCATCGGGTAATTTAAGCACCCAAATAAGCAACGGTGCGCCATTCGACCTGTTTTTATCTGCCGATACCAAGTTCCCCGCCGAGCTTTATAAAAAAGGTTTTGCCTTAAAAGAACCGGTAGTTTATGCCGAAGGCGCACTTATTATTTGCAGCAGCCAAAACATTAACCTGGCAAATTGGGCAAAACTGCTGCCGGGTGCTACCATTAAAAAAATAGCTATCGGCAACCCGGCTATTGCGCCCTATGGCAAGGCCGCGCAGGAAACGCTGATGCAAGCCGGTATATACGATACCATAAAAGATAAAATTGTATATGGCGAAAGCATATCGCAGGTAAACACTTATGTTACTACAGGTGTGGTACCGGTAGCATTTACCACTTTATCATTAATAAAAGACCCGGCTAATAAAACGCCGCTTTTTTACCGGGTAATCGATCCTAAAACCTATTCGCCCATACAACAGGGCATGGTACTGCTTAAACATGCGCAAGGAAACACCAAGGCCGAAAAGTTTTACCGGTATCTGTTAAGCCCGGCGGCCAAAAAAATATTTATACGGTTTGGTTACCATGTTAAATAAACACCCGCGGTAAAAAATGGATATGGCACCTATTTGGCTCACTCTAAAATTAGCAGGCATAACCACGCTTATACTGCTAATTATTGGCCTGCCTTTGGCC is drawn from Inquilinus sp. KBS0705 and contains these coding sequences:
- a CDS encoding nucleotidyltransferase, with translation MTELKDHIAQIKLLCNLHKVRSLFAFGSVTTDNLTPESDIDMVVDIDSNDPLEYSDNYFAIKFQLENILKRHIDLLEEKSINNIYLKKSIDNTKVLIYGR
- a CDS encoding DUF86 domain-containing protein, with product MGDEVKTWLWDIKKAIVEINTFLPDKKDFFTFKKDLKTKRAIERNVEIIGEAANRIIKYQPDIQITDIKKIIDTRNRIIHGYDTVSDDIIWSIVIRNLPVLLLEVETFLKD
- a CDS encoding DUF1080 domain-containing protein, whose product is MKYLFTILCAICLLTGTSLKPADDWTPLLDKNLSKWETYQSFYHKVGYKGAPPKDENGNLIEPIGYNVNKNNVFSVVMEDGQPVLKITGEIYGCIFTKQDFANYRLKLKFRWGNKKWVPRLDELKDSGLLYHSQGKCGVEYFRTWMLSQEFQVVENSSGDYWSQSTSQADARAVKDSSYKFSATGKWVPLGGATGNGGFCEAGAKMDKPLGEWNEIELITYGDKSLHIVNGKVVMALQNSRFKDGDVIKPLTHGKLQLQSEAAEVYYKDIMIKPISGIPAEYKQYFE
- a CDS encoding glycoside hydrolase family 5 protein; protein product: MKRLFIVLLILLTGTINLQAQSPKFIGVKGKEIIGVDGKPFLIRGTNLGNWLVPEGYMFKFTNVNSQRLINEALTELVGPEEMKLFWRKFQDTYITKADIHFLKQTGMNSIRIPFHYKLFTNEDYMGQNNPNRGFELLDRVIGWCKAENLYVILDMHCAPGGQTGDNIDDGNGFPFLFKSAASRKQAADIWRRIAAHYKNESIILGYDLLNEPIAHYFDVADLNPHLEPTYKQLTAAVRSVDKNHLVFLGGAQWDSNFKVFGKPFDSKSVYTFHKYWTDVKQEVIQEYIDYRDKYNVPIYVGETGENKDEWVHDFRILCEKNNIGWHYWPYKKLDNKAGFMSFNVPDGYDDVIAYTQKPRASFEDIRKVGPIDREKMKKALWAFLESSKFENCIPQKGYIEALGLKVPAK
- a CDS encoding glycoside hydrolase family 16 protein, which gives rise to MNKINAALCAVALLGMAACSGKKQDPKPVVVDPPTEVVDKGWTFETTAYFADEFDYTGKPKTDKWGYDTGGGGWGNSELEYYTDAANVNVADGKLTITAKKESLGGMNYTSTRLVSKGEGSMLYGRLEVKAKLPAGKGTWPAIWMLPDDYVYGNWPNSGEIDIMEMVGFDPGNVHFTLHNQLYNGANGKGGSKTINTASSEFHVYRTDWTPYAIKGYYDGDLVYTYVNNANSVAAWPYDQKFHLLMNIAVGGSWGGQQGIDDTAFPASMVVDYVHFYKMIEK
- the modA gene encoding molybdate ABC transporter substrate-binding protein; the encoded protein is MTKTTSFKYLLTSACLLWQLTAHAQNLKVAIAANLQPVIKVLQQDFGKQTGIGIDAISGPSGNLSTQISNGAPFDLFLSADTKFPAELYKKGFALKEPVVYAEGALIICSSQNINLANWAKLLPGATIKKIAIGNPAIAPYGKAAQETLMQAGIYDTIKDKIVYGESISQVNTYVTTGVVPVAFTTLSLIKDPANKTPLFYRVIDPKTYSPIQQGMVLLKHAQGNTKAEKFYRYLLSPAAKKIFIRFGYHVK